The Antechinus flavipes isolate AdamAnt ecotype Samford, QLD, Australia chromosome 4, AdamAnt_v2, whole genome shotgun sequence genomic interval CAGCGGCGGCTGCCACTCACATGGTGATGATGGAGCATGACCTCTCCATCCTcgtcctcatcatcatcattgacAGTCACCGTGCGGACCAGCTTACGCATGGCCACCTCCTAGTAAAGGGAGACAGAATGGGAATGAGGTCAGGGAAAGGGAGCGTGGCCCTTCTCATGTGATTTAACATCAGGTTCACTCTGTTCTGCCCTATAAAGAATCcttgtttcttttcaaaatttggtATACCATCTCTTCCCTTGAATGCTTCAATCACTTTTTGtcatcctccctcccccaatctgCTCTCATCCTAAGAAAccttgtttatttcagtttcattCAGCAcgatttattaatcatctactgaatatcatatataacatatatggatGCTGCATGTTACTATATTGGAagactacatatatgtatactaatCTCTATAAGAACTCTTCTTTAATTTCAGCTTCATTCAATACATGTTTGTTAATCACCTACTGTATATCagcaaatgtgtatgtatatatacaaatatatgtacacacctGTAAAACatactacatatgtatatatgtgcatatagttatatatttgtatatttataaaatgtgtgtgtgtgtagggaaagagagagacagacaaacagagagtgTGTCATATATAGGGTCAGAAAATCATCTTCCTCAGTTTTGATCTGCctgcagacatttattaactgtgtaaccttggacagaCTACTctaccttgtttgtctcagtttcctcatctaaaaaatgggctggagaaagaaatagcgaatcattccattatcttcgccaagaaaaccccaaatgggtcacagagTATCAAATGTAAGCAATCAAATAAAATATGAGTAAATCCTTGCTCTCTCAAGGAGCAAGGAGGGCTATACAAAATGTCTGTAAGTATGCTAGTAGGCAGACGATTGGGGCAAAGAAAGAGTCTAGACAAAGTGCTCTAGTATTTACTCATATAAGAAAGCACTGATTTCCTGTCTCTATATTATTGTCCCTCTCTGATGTCTTTTCCAAAATTGGTGAATTCTACTGTTCCTGCCCAATAATTCTTTCTGTGGTCTGACTTGTACCTCTCCTATAGCTGGGAGATTCCACCTCCCAATGCCTCGTAATTCTAGTACTTTCCATCTGGTGATTGTTTCCTGTTGAGCCTGTCCAGATCAACTTTGTGCCTTGTAATCTGCTAATCATTTcctttattagattgtaaacttttgagttccagagcAGGGACTGTATGTTGTCTTCTTTTggatccccagcacttagcccagtgcatggcacattgtaggcacttaataaaatgtgTAATTTACTGACTTACCACCCTCTAAGAGGTAATCTtctaaatgaaaacagaaaatagaaaaaagataagagagaaaaaaattcgtCTCAGTCAATgcaggagaggaaaaattggccACCGGGGGGCGATCTGGTacaatagaaatgaaaagggagagagaaagagaaggagaaagggaggaaaaaagggggagaaagaaagggagggagaaggggagagacaggagaaagaaatggagagagagggaaggagaaaggggagaagagacagagggagggagggagaagaaagaaaataagagagaaaagagggaatatTGTGAGGAGGGTGTGTGTGAAGGGGATCTGTATGTGTGGGAAAGGAATGGTTGTTGGTACACACATAATGGGGGGGAGAGCAGATCTCAGTGTTAGGACCTCACCTCTCCTGTGGCACTGATGAGGGCTGTACGCAGGCTGTTTCCACAACCCCAAGAACTCTGAGCCTTCCACACCATATCAGTGGGAGGGCTATGGGTGGCTCCTGCCCCGGAGGCCCAGatctgaaaagggaaagaagacaaaGTTCACAACTGATTCCTCATATACTGCACCAGTCCCCCCATCTCTCTCCGAGACTTCCAAAAGAAAGCCACCTAAGTATCTAAGGCACCCACTCACCGTCACCACCTGCCCAGCCTTGAGAGTGAATTTAGGGGGAAAGCGATAACTCAGCAGAGGCTCATCTCCATTCTGGCGCTTGATCTGCCAGTTGCCCATAGATTGGtcctggaagaaaggaagaggtggGGATGGAAACAGAAAGAGtcaggggagaaagagaaagaaggcagagtaaaccagaagaaaagggagaaggaaagccAGCCCTACTTCCTGAATCCccactctttcctcttttaaagTGGGAGAAATCACCCCCATCGATTATACCCTCTCTCCAGGCCCCTGAGCTATAGGAGGCGGGGAGCCAGGCTCCCCGAGTGGCAAGGTCCCTTGGGAAAGCACGCACAAGATGTCCAAGCTCCATCCCACCCTTTTGCCCCGTTCCCCACGGACCTCATTGGACTTGTTGCGCAGCCTCACGAACTTGCCCTCTTCGTCTACCTCCTCCACGGCCACTCGACCGCTGGTGCGGGCATGCTGGGAGAAGCTGCTGCGGCTCTCGCTGGTCTCCAGCTTTCGCTTCTTGGTGGCGCTACCCCCACTCTGGGTGTGGGATGAGTGAGAGGAGGTCCGGCCCCTGCTCCGCTGGGATGTGGGGCTGGGGGACAGCCTCAGCCTGCAGAGGGGAAGGTCGACAGGAGAGAGAAGATGGACACATAAGAGCTCAAGGCTCTGGCTAGGAATCTTGGCCCTGTGCCTGCCCAGAAGCCATCCTGCCCCTcacctctcttcttctccttccaggAGTTTACGGTAGGCATGGATTTCCATGTCCAGAGCCAGTTTGATATCCAGAAGCTCCTGGTACTCATCCAGCTGTTGCTGCATTCTTGCCCGCATCTCTGCCATCTCTCGCTCCTTCTCAGCCAGCAGCCGCCGGCTTGTATCCCGCTCCCGGGCCAAAGCATCCTCCAGATCCCGCAGCTTTGCCTCCTTGGCAGACAGCTATTTGGGGAAGAGAGACCTTTCAGGATCTAATGAGCTCAACAGAGATCTAAGATCCCAgtgacaaaatgaagagataccaGGAATCCATTATGTTCCCCTTTATGGTGAGGGGTCAGTCTTTGGGATCTCTAGGAATTCTAGCTAATCCCAATAGGCAGAATGACCTCAATATGTCAGAAAATATTTCACGAGGTCTAACAATTTCAATTACATTCCATATACCTTTAGGGAACTAAGTGATTCAGACAGAAAATGAACTGATCTCTGCTGCTCTCAAAATACCCTGCTCGCCTGCTGCTTACAAAAAAATAATGAGATCTCCATTCAGAAGTCCTCGTTATACTCCCAGAACGGGCATTTAATCCTGTTCCCATACATGTGCTACTCTTGTCTAATCGTATGCTATGTCTATCCACTTGGAGACTCCTAAAgaattcctctccttcctcccctttctcacTGTTTTATCCTGACAGTTCCAGGGGGCAATCTTTCCTCCCTGCCATTGGCACCTCTCAACTGCCATTCCTACCCTGGGGCAGGGCAGGGCAATACCTGCTTCTGGAGCTGGCTGAGCTGGGCAGAAAGGCTATCAATGCGGATGCGTGACTGCTGCAGTTCCTCGTGGGCAGCCCCCACCATGTTGCTATTCCTCTCGGCAGACTGCCTGGCATTGTCCAgctgggggaagaggaagaagagtgaGAGAATGTGAGAAAAGCAGTTAAGTTAGTGCTACAGAGGCATGGCAGGATGAAGGGGCAGAAAAGCTGTTGTCAGGAGGATAGCAGACGACTCTCACTGGCCAGCCCCTTCTCCGCTCCCATGCTTAAAAGACAGGAGTGAGGAAACCCACAAGAGctcaaaggaaggagggaattggGTTACCTTGGCAGAATAAGTTTTTTCCAGCTCCTTCTTATATTGTTCCACTTGTTCCTCATGTTGAGCCCGAAGGTCCTGCAGAGCATCAGCTAGCTTGTTCTCAAACTCCCGCTGCTTCCCACTGTCAATCTCCACCAAGCGAGTCTCATGGCGACGTTTGGTTTCACGGAGTTCCTAGAGGTTGGAGGGAAGCCAGCGGGCAGGATCAGAGTCAGTGCCAGGCAGGCACACAACCACAGGAATCTAGGTATCAGGTGCCCTTCTCACACCTCAGTGGTGGCCCCGCTCCAGGTGTTCCACCTCCCCACCCTCAACCCCTGCCAGCAAGCAAGGTTTCCCGTTGACCCAAGCAGTCAGGTTCTCAGCCTGTGCCTTCTGGTGAACTAACTGGGAGTCCCTATGAGCGAGGCAACCCTTGTTATTCTGTACCCCTGGGGCTTTGGGCCCCCTACCTCGCTATAGATGTTCTTCTGGAAGTCCAGCTCCTCCTTTAGTGTCTGCAGACGGTTCTCAGCATCCACTCTCCTCAGCATCTCATCCTGAAGTTGCTTCTTCGCTTCACTCAGAGCTGCCTCTAgctgtggggagagggagaaaggaagagaaggaagtgtCATAAATCCTTAGAAAGGACTTTagtatataggattgcttgccatcttggggaggggggggtagagggagggaggggaaaaaacaaaacataagcgagtgcaagggataatgttgtaaaaaattaccctggcatggattctgtcaatacaaagttattattaaataaaataaaatttaaattaaaaaaagaaagaaaggactttagagatcaacTAGATCAGaggttttattctcttttttttcctggaccCCTTCAGCAATTTCACAAAGGCTAGAGATCCCTTCTCataaatgcctaaaataaaatcCAGAAGCAATTGCAATAGGCAATAATTAGAATACTTAGAAACTAATCagcctaaaataaaatacagagaagacaaaagaaactagttattttgaaatagttatcaaaacatttaaaaaatgaatcaaaaatcaatcaataaacaagtaagcacctattatgttttttaaacactggggatataaacatgaataatgaaataatccctactcaAAAAGAGCTTACATGTATTAGGAGagacaaatatgtaaaaacacacatacccatacatagtgtgaaaatacaaatatatacaaataattaaatacaagagTAGCTTCCTAGGAAGGGCTCTAGTATTTAGGAGGAAAATAGTGTCAAAGGtaagcaaactgaggctgagaggacAGAGCTAGAGCTGAAAGCCGGGTCTCCTATATTCCCAGTCTAATATGCTTTCCCTTGTTCTCCATGACCTGCCTATCTCTTTCTCTGGCAAAATGGGATTTAAATACATGTCTACCCAACGTCACCTAACTACTGTGTGGTAAGGCCAGGAGCAGACagtggaaagagataagaaaattctTTAGATTCTTTAGATTCTACTGActccttccttaatttttttttgtttgtttaaaaaaaatttaaaaacattttttcagtcaatgatattctttttttttttcttcctttctacttttcccattggaggaaagagggagggaatgtAACAAAAtgaagtcaagcaaaaaaaattcccaaactggtcatattttttaaaaaaaaaaaacttctgcaaTGAGTCTTATCATCTCTCTAAAAGGAGATGCTTACCATCTCCTTCCTGCAAGCACACTCCCTAATCTCGGTGGAAGTGATTCTTATTTTAGTGTTTAGTAAGAGTTGGGAATGCATCTAACACTAGTTAGGGCTACAAAGGAATAATAATTTGCTCAGTCAAGTCTTTGCCTCAGAAAGGAATTTGTGTCATAAGTGCAGGAGAATGCTGAATCAGAGGCAGCACCCCACCTCTGCCATTAGCTAGCTAAGAAGAGCTTGGGTTTCTTGTTGAACTTTTCTGGGCCAGGTTCCCTAGCTTGTAACATGAGGATAAAAAGAGATTATAGATaggaaagtgctttggaaactaaagcatattatataaatacaagttGTCATTAAGACAATTACTCTGTGTGTCTCCTGCACACAGTATAATTAATAGTAAATATTCAACTCCCAATTATGACTTTTGTGTATTCCTTAGAAACACATAATTCCTGCACTGTAAAAACAGGGAGGTCAAAATGGGGCAGCACAGACACAATATGTCTGTCTATTCCAAAGGTAAACTGAAATAAATTACacatttttttacttcaattcaAGTAGTTAATGAGAGCTTAACATTCCCCAGAGAAGTGTAAGACATTATTCTGACctgaaagaactttaaaattcagTCAGATCAAGAAGATATACTTGGAAATATTCAcacctcttcttctccttcatgATGTGACAGAGGTAAGATTATTAGAGGTGATTATTCTTATGTATATCTCAGATTGGGAACTTCCTGAAGGCATTAGTAGACCTAAGTAAGCTCACCAGagttggagaaaggaggaagaatggaaattaaaaaaaaaaaaaaaaaaaaaaaaaaaaggaacagtgtTTGGAAGCAGGAAGAAATGTGTGGATTGTAACCACCTGTAGAACCTACAGATGGAGACGGTCTTACCTTGGCCACCTGGCCCCGGAGTTCATGCACCTCCCCATCCAGAGTCCGTTTCTCACTCAAGGCGGTGCTCAGAGCTGCCTCCTTGGAGTTAAGGAGTGCCTCCAGGTCCTTGAGGCGCGCCTGGGCTGACAGCAGATCCCCCTCCTTCTTAGCATTgctggagagaaaagagaagagaaggtaaaAGAAGGCACTGGACAGACCAAGAGAACGGGGCTCATTGGGGCTCCTGACAAAGCGGGAAAAAACAGCGGGCCACGAAATGTCTCACGCAAGCACTTATCTGTTAGCTGTGCTAATTGGGGACAAATCAGCTAACTTCTCCGGCTCAGATTTCTCATTCTGCAAAATTTTTGCTGCCTGCAAAGGTCTTCTTCAGATCTATCAAAATGCTCTACGATATCACACCTGTCCCCCTTTAAATCGGCACGAGACAGCAGCTGGCTCTCGCCTTTCCACATGAACCAGCAGAGGGTGCCATTGGCTGCTCCATTATTTGGTTCCTACCTATAACAAAGGGTTAGGATGCTGCcagcctcccttcccccaaacccaAACTCCAGGGCAAAGCCAGGTCCCATGAAACATTCCACCTCTCCCATGACTCAGGGGCCAGGAACGTGCCTGAGGGTTGAAGGGAGAGCCTGGGTCCCATGATTTGAACTGATTCCCccctccttccattcttcctctcaGAAACAGGGGTACCTTTGTTCCCCACCCTCCCACACAGGGCCttaactttctcttctttaggcCCAACCCACCTCCTTTCAATCcagccttcctccctccctccctccctcaactcAACCACCCACATCGGAACCCAGCCACCATGGCTCTCAAGTTATTTCCATGCCTGTTTCCAAGAGGCTTTTAGGTGGCTACTACAGCCATCAAGTTTGGGATTCCCTCCTCCCCTACTCCCTTCCTCGGTGCAGAGGAGACAACCAAAGGGAGATGGGAAAACATCTTTTGGGAAAGGGAAATCTGACTGGAATCCACACCCCAGTGAAACTTTGGGAAACAAAGCCAGAAgattctccctttctctgctcTTGGCTAATGAAAAAATGGCTAAATTCTTCTTCCCAATCAACCAGTTCTCTTAGGGGGTGGGAGTGAGGAAGGTTCCATCAGATCCCAGAATTCTACCcaccctttttacaaatgaggaacctcAGTACCTACATGTTGGCTCTGAGGCAACTGGGCACATGTGGGTGCTGGCCCCTCAGCTTCCCTTGAAAACTTTTTAGAACTCCATCCAAAGCAAATCTAGGGATGGCAGGGATCACTCTTCAACTACCCCACCTTGGAGACACTAGCTATTTCAGATAGATGGAGAAGTAGTTAGAAGGGCTCTTTCTTCTTATTAAACAAACTCTTGGAATCCAGACTCTGAGATCCAATGGATCctagaggaggagagaagaggggggaaaagaggcCCTATTGTTGTACAGAAACTCAGTACATGTTTAGTAGATTTGAAGTCATAAAATTTGAGAATTCAAGAGAGGTAGGACCTTAGAGACTATgcagtccaaccctttcatttttcagataagtaaa includes:
- the LMNA gene encoding lamin — protein: MDTPSSQRRATRSGAPAGSTPLSPTRITRLQEKEDLQELNDRLAVYIDRVRSLETENAGLRLRITESEEVVSREVSGIKAAYEAELGDARKTLDSVAKERARLQLELSKVREEFKELKARNAKKEGDLLSAQARLKDLEALLNSKEAALSTALSEKRTLDGEVHELRGQVAKLEAALSEAKKQLQDEMLRRVDAENRLQTLKEELDFQKNIYSEELRETKRRHETRLVEIDSGKQREFENKLADALQDLRAQHEEQVEQYKKELEKTYSAKLDNARQSAERNSNMVGAAHEELQQSRIRIDSLSAQLSQLQKQLSAKEAKLRDLEDALARERDTSRRLLAEKEREMAEMRARMQQQLDEYQELLDIKLALDMEIHAYRKLLEGEEERLRLSPSPTSQRSRGRTSSHSSHTQSGGSATKKRKLETSESRSSFSQHARTSGRVAVEEVDEEGKFVRLRNKSNEDQSMGNWQIKRQNGDEPLLSYRFPPKFTLKAGQVVTIWASGAGATHSPPTDMVWKAQSSWGCGNSLRTALISATGEEVAMRKLVRTVTVNDDDEDEDGEVMLHHHHGAHCSGSGDPAEYNLRSRTVLCGTCGQPADKSGSAAGAGAGGSVSSASSASSVTVTRSYRSVGGTGGSSFGDSLVTRSYLLGNSRPRAQAPQNCSIM